One region of Longimicrobium sp. genomic DNA includes:
- a CDS encoding alpha/beta hydrolase translates to MPQDVLARNNVKVFGRGTQPMVFAHGFGCDQNMWRLVTPAFEDDYRIVLFDYVGSGRSDLAAYDASRYSTLEGYAQDVIDVIHALDLRDVVLVAHSVSSMVAVLAANREPGRFERLVLIGPSPRYINDPPYVGGFERADIEGLLDMMDRNFIGWANFLAPAIMKNPDRPELGEELTSSFCSTDPVVARRFAEATFLSDNRTDLGKVGVPSLILQCSDDMVAPLEVGDYLHRELPGSTLRVMSATGHCPHMSHPEETIELIRDYLQPAAVA, encoded by the coding sequence ATGCCCCAGGACGTGCTCGCTCGCAACAACGTGAAGGTGTTCGGCCGAGGCACGCAGCCGATGGTCTTCGCCCACGGCTTCGGGTGCGACCAGAACATGTGGCGCCTGGTGACGCCGGCCTTCGAGGACGACTACCGCATCGTCCTCTTCGACTACGTGGGCTCGGGACGCAGCGACCTGGCCGCGTACGACGCCAGCCGGTATTCCACGCTGGAGGGCTACGCGCAGGACGTCATCGACGTCATCCACGCGCTGGACCTGCGGGACGTGGTGCTGGTGGCGCACTCGGTCAGCAGCATGGTGGCGGTGCTGGCGGCCAACCGCGAGCCCGGGCGCTTCGAGCGGCTGGTGCTGATCGGGCCGTCGCCGCGCTACATCAACGACCCGCCGTACGTGGGCGGCTTCGAGCGCGCCGACATCGAGGGGCTGCTCGACATGATGGACCGCAACTTCATCGGCTGGGCCAACTTCCTGGCGCCCGCCATCATGAAGAACCCCGACCGGCCGGAGCTGGGCGAGGAGCTTACCTCCAGCTTCTGCAGCACCGACCCGGTGGTGGCGCGCCGCTTCGCCGAGGCCACCTTCCTGTCCGACAACCGCACGGACCTGGGCAAGGTGGGCGTGCCCTCGCTGATCCTGCAGTGCTCCGACGACATGGTGGCGCCGCTGGAGGTGGGCGACTACCTGCACCGCGAGCTGCCGGGGAGCACGCTGCGGGTGATGAGCGCCACCGGCCACTGCCCGCACATGAGCCACCCGGAAGAGACCATCGAGCTGATCCGCGACTACCTGCAGCCCGCCGCCGTCGCGTGA
- a CDS encoding tetratricopeptide repeat protein, which translates to MATTIMAEEDQSRLLRLVQRTLGSGFKLAFVEVLNVRDRKAILDWLISELQPPDFPVHPYDIGALTRTRGVESFNLWALLHKELPPETDDRRQVLALWGFEDAMYRGRTDRSQLLQQINVQRDILVRDYPCLWLVFVHPESRQQWWSIAPDFCDLASFWAEAPAQNHQRGETAEGPSQLESGHRETPAVTREDIREAPPLLVAANKYLRLSQLSEALDAVHAYRATDGTRSHPREGAIADMLEALIHAGRSQPDGAIRTLRENVIPTFARLDEPRLRAVAYSHLANLLQWRGELNEALRIRRQEQLPTFEQMGDRHSRAATMAQIAKILQLRGETEEALRIHREEVLPVFEHLGDERSRAVVMGQIAGILEQRGEIEEALRIRREEELPVYERLGDVYARAVTLGQIARILLQRGDTEEALRVYREEQLPVFDRVGDVRSRAVTMGMIADILTRRGEVDEALRMRREEEIPVYEQLGDVRARALAMGKIADILQQRGETSEALRIYREELLPVFERLEDVRGRAITMSRIADTLQQRGETSEALRIYREELLPVFERLGDVRARAVTMGKIADVLQQQGETEEALRIRREEQLPVYERLGDVHSRAVTMGKIADVYEHRGQLEETIRIRREEELPVYERLGDAPSRAMTLAKIARNLDDLGDHAGARAAYEDALRLYERIYGPGHATTQAVRRKLEALG; encoded by the coding sequence TTGGCCACGACGATCATGGCCGAGGAGGATCAGTCTCGGCTGTTGCGCCTTGTGCAGCGCACGCTGGGGTCCGGTTTCAAGCTGGCGTTCGTGGAAGTACTCAACGTTCGTGATCGGAAGGCGATCCTGGACTGGCTCATTTCAGAGCTTCAACCACCCGATTTTCCGGTTCACCCCTATGATATCGGTGCTCTAACCAGAACACGTGGCGTCGAAAGCTTCAATCTGTGGGCGCTACTGCATAAAGAACTGCCGCCGGAAACCGATGACAGGCGGCAAGTGTTGGCCTTGTGGGGCTTTGAGGATGCGATGTACCGGGGACGGACCGACCGCTCACAACTGCTTCAGCAGATCAATGTGCAGCGAGATATTCTCGTTCGCGACTATCCGTGCTTGTGGCTGGTGTTCGTCCATCCTGAATCGCGACAGCAATGGTGGTCCATAGCACCGGATTTCTGCGACCTTGCATCGTTCTGGGCCGAAGCGCCTGCGCAGAACCACCAGCGCGGCGAAACAGCGGAGGGTCCGTCGCAACTGGAAAGCGGGCACCGCGAGACGCCGGCAGTCACGAGGGAAGACATACGGGAAGCGCCGCCATTGCTCGTTGCCGCAAACAAGTATCTGCGACTTTCTCAACTCTCGGAGGCGCTTGACGCCGTTCATGCGTACCGCGCGACGGACGGGACACGATCCCACCCCCGTGAGGGCGCCATCGCCGACATGCTGGAGGCCTTGATTCACGCGGGACGAAGTCAGCCGGATGGTGCGATTCGGACCTTGCGGGAGAATGTCATCCCGACATTCGCGCGTTTGGACGAGCCGCGCCTCCGTGCCGTGGCATACAGCCACCTGGCGAATCTACTGCAATGGCGTGGCGAACTGAATGAAGCGCTGCGGATACGGCGGCAGGAGCAACTCCCGACTTTCGAACAAATGGGTGATCGGCACTCGCGCGCCGCAACGATGGCCCAGATTGCGAAGATCCTTCAACTACGCGGAGAAACGGAGGAGGCGCTGCGGATTCATCGGGAGGAAGTACTCCCGGTGTTCGAGCACCTGGGAGATGAGCGATCACGTGCCGTGGTCATGGGCCAGATCGCCGGCATCCTGGAGCAGCGCGGTGAAATAGAAGAAGCTTTGCGCATTCGTCGTGAGGAGGAGTTGCCGGTCTATGAGCGACTCGGCGATGTCTACGCGCGTGCGGTCACACTGGGCCAGATCGCTCGTATCTTGCTGCAACGGGGTGATACGGAGGAAGCGCTACGCGTCTACCGCGAGGAGCAACTGCCTGTTTTTGACCGCGTGGGGGATGTGCGCTCGCGTGCCGTGACGATGGGGATGATCGCCGACATCCTGACGCGAAGGGGCGAAGTGGATGAGGCATTACGCATGCGCCGAGAAGAAGAAATTCCTGTCTATGAGCAGTTGGGAGATGTGCGCGCGCGTGCCTTGGCGATGGGCAAGATCGCTGACATTCTGCAGCAGCGAGGCGAAACTAGCGAGGCGCTGCGAATCTACCGAGAGGAGCTGCTACCCGTATTTGAGCGGCTGGAGGACGTACGCGGGCGTGCAATTACGATGAGTAGAATCGCCGACACTCTGCAGCAGCGAGGCGAAACTAGCGAGGCGCTGCGCATCTACCGAGAGGAGCTGCTTCCTGTATTTGAGCGGCTGGGGGACGTACGCGCGCGCGCGGTGACGATGGGTAAGATCGCCGACGTTCTCCAGCAGCAGGGGGAGACGGAGGAAGCCCTCCGCATCCGACGTGAGGAGCAGCTGCCCGTTTACGAACGGCTGGGCGACGTACACTCGCGTGCCGTGACGATGGGCAAAATCGCTGATGTGTACGAGCATCGGGGACAGTTGGAGGAGACAATTCGTATCCGCCGCGAGGAGGAGCTCCCCGTTTACGAGCGGCTTGGAGACGCACCTTCGCGTGCAATGACCCTGGCCAAGATCGCTCGCAATCTCGACGACTTGGGCGATCATGCAGGCGCGAGAGCAGCGTATGAAGACGCACTGCGTCTGTACGAGCGCATCTATGGGCCGGGTCACGCGACGACACAGGCGGTTCGGCGCAAACTGGAGGCGCTGGGATGA
- a CDS encoding phosphoenolpyruvate carboxylase, translated as MAHEPLWTVQDQARRLAELTADEAALKEAPLRHDVRSLGTLLGDVIREQEGDELYAAVEELRHLAMRHREAEDAEAPVDEAMRRAEQVVDGMPVESAYRLTRAFSIYFELTNLAETNHRKRRRRATALHADQAPQPGTFHGTLLRLRDAGLDAETVLRHLARVRVIPVFTAHPTEVSRRTVLFKRRRIAQALEQLDRLPMTDAEAAGHEAAIAAEITAIWQTDEVRRRQPSVIDEAKMGLDYYPGVLIPTLPALYFQMADAFRRAFGQAPPPRELPQVVRFGSWIGGDRDGNPFVTPDVTRKVLRLARETILDYYVTDLEALTERLSASTHQVPVSPELAGALERYTQTIPSLDPTPEARSATETYRRFLGYVGWRLRAARDEPETPHAYPDASALAEDLRLVRESLVQNRGERPARLLLGPLLRKVETFGFHLHTLDIRQHARFHERAMAELFGGAGEGDAPLPPPPSAETMQLLETFRAVAELKRTYPAEAVQTYVISGARSVEDVLAVVRLAETSGVRVAGTEDDLGLMPVPLFESIEDLRNAPEVCRALWTREDYGRLLDSWGRRQEVMLGYSDSNKDGGMLTSTWEIYKAHRELHRVARECGVTLRLFHGRGGTVGRGGGPTHRAITSQPAGAFDGEIKITEQGEVLNWKYSDPVLAERSLELMVAASLDALARTDAPEPAQEERWERAMEEMSAEAFGFYREKIAENPDILVYFQQGTPVGELEHARIGSRPARRGETRGLDDLRAIPWVFGWMQSRHVLPAWFGVGYAMERYAARGAEQEALLRKLMGAFPLFEDLIRNVEMGMAKADFPIARRYAALVPDEELRERVFGMLVEEFERTREVVLRITGQNQLLQTNPVLARSIRLRNPYVDPLSLIQVSLLRRKRAGEEGDELNYALAATINGISAGLRNTG; from the coding sequence ATGGCGCACGAACCACTCTGGACGGTGCAGGACCAGGCGCGGCGGCTGGCGGAGCTGACGGCGGACGAGGCGGCGCTCAAGGAGGCCCCGCTTCGCCATGACGTGCGCTCGCTCGGCACGCTGCTGGGCGACGTGATTCGCGAGCAGGAGGGCGACGAGCTGTACGCCGCGGTCGAGGAGCTTCGCCACTTGGCGATGAGGCACCGCGAGGCCGAGGACGCCGAGGCCCCGGTGGACGAGGCGATGCGGCGTGCCGAGCAGGTGGTGGACGGAATGCCGGTGGAATCCGCCTACCGGCTGACCAGGGCGTTCTCCATCTACTTCGAGCTCACCAACCTCGCCGAAACCAACCACCGCAAGCGCCGCCGCCGCGCCACGGCCCTGCATGCGGACCAGGCGCCGCAGCCGGGCACCTTTCACGGCACCCTGCTGCGCCTGCGCGACGCCGGCCTCGATGCCGAAACGGTGCTGCGCCACCTGGCCCGCGTCCGCGTGATCCCCGTCTTCACGGCGCATCCCACGGAAGTGTCGCGGCGCACGGTGCTCTTCAAGCGCCGCCGCATCGCCCAGGCGCTGGAGCAGCTGGACCGCCTGCCGATGACCGACGCCGAGGCCGCCGGGCACGAAGCCGCCATCGCCGCCGAGATCACCGCCATCTGGCAGACGGACGAGGTGCGCCGCCGCCAGCCGTCGGTAATCGATGAAGCCAAAATGGGGCTGGACTACTACCCCGGCGTGCTGATCCCCACGCTGCCGGCGCTGTACTTCCAGATGGCCGACGCTTTCCGCCGCGCCTTCGGCCAGGCGCCGCCCCCGCGCGAGCTGCCGCAGGTGGTACGGTTCGGGTCGTGGATCGGGGGGGACCGCGATGGAAACCCGTTCGTGACGCCGGACGTGACGCGAAAGGTCCTGCGCCTGGCCCGCGAGACCATCCTGGACTACTACGTCACCGACCTGGAGGCGCTGACGGAGCGGCTGAGCGCGTCCACCCACCAGGTACCCGTCTCGCCCGAGCTGGCCGGCGCGCTGGAGCGGTACACGCAGACCATCCCGTCGCTGGACCCCACGCCGGAGGCGCGCTCGGCGACGGAGACGTATCGCCGCTTCCTGGGCTACGTGGGCTGGCGGCTGCGCGCGGCGCGCGACGAGCCGGAGACCCCCCACGCCTATCCCGACGCTTCCGCGCTCGCCGAAGACCTGCGGCTGGTGCGCGAAAGCCTGGTGCAGAACCGGGGCGAGCGCCCGGCGCGCCTGCTGCTGGGGCCGCTGCTGCGCAAGGTGGAGACGTTCGGCTTTCACCTTCACACGCTCGACATCCGCCAGCACGCGCGCTTTCACGAGCGCGCCATGGCCGAGCTGTTCGGCGGGGCGGGGGAGGGCGATGCGCCCCTTCCGCCGCCCCCGTCCGCCGAAACCATGCAGCTGCTGGAAACCTTCCGCGCCGTCGCCGAGCTGAAGCGCACCTATCCCGCGGAAGCCGTGCAGACGTACGTCATCAGCGGCGCGCGCTCCGTGGAGGACGTGCTGGCCGTCGTGCGCCTGGCGGAGACGAGCGGCGTGCGGGTGGCGGGAACGGAGGATGATCTCGGGCTGATGCCGGTGCCGCTCTTCGAATCCATCGAAGACCTGCGCAACGCGCCGGAGGTGTGCCGGGCGCTGTGGACGCGAGAGGACTACGGGCGCCTGCTGGACTCGTGGGGGCGCCGGCAGGAGGTGATGCTGGGCTACTCCGACAGCAATAAGGACGGGGGGATGCTCACCAGCACCTGGGAGATCTACAAGGCGCATCGTGAGCTTCACCGGGTGGCGCGCGAGTGCGGCGTCACCCTGCGGCTCTTTCACGGCCGCGGCGGCACGGTGGGGCGCGGCGGCGGGCCCACGCACCGCGCCATCACCTCGCAGCCGGCGGGCGCTTTCGACGGCGAAATCAAGATCACCGAGCAGGGCGAGGTGCTCAACTGGAAGTACAGCGACCCCGTCCTGGCCGAGCGCAGCCTGGAGCTGATGGTGGCCGCGTCGCTGGACGCGCTGGCACGGACGGACGCGCCCGAGCCGGCGCAGGAGGAGCGCTGGGAACGGGCGATGGAAGAGATGTCGGCCGAGGCGTTCGGCTTCTATCGCGAAAAGATCGCGGAGAACCCCGACATCCTCGTCTACTTTCAGCAGGGCACGCCCGTCGGCGAGCTGGAGCACGCGCGCATCGGCTCGCGGCCGGCGCGGCGGGGCGAGACGCGTGGGCTCGACGACCTGCGCGCCATCCCCTGGGTGTTCGGGTGGATGCAAAGCCGCCACGTGCTTCCCGCGTGGTTCGGCGTGGGCTACGCGATGGAGCGGTACGCGGCGCGCGGAGCGGAGCAGGAGGCGCTGCTGCGGAAGCTGATGGGGGCCTTTCCGCTGTTCGAGGATCTGATCCGCAACGTGGAGATGGGGATGGCCAAGGCCGACTTCCCCATCGCCCGCCGCTACGCCGCGCTGGTGCCCGACGAGGAACTGCGGGAGCGCGTCTTTGGGATGCTGGTGGAGGAGTTCGAGCGGACGAGGGAGGTGGTGCTGCGGATCACGGGGCAGAATCAGCTGCTGCAGACCAACCCGGTGCTGGCCCGGTCCATCCGTCTGCGCAACCCGTACGTGGACCCGTTGAGCCTGATCCAGGTGAGCCTGCTCCGCCGCAAGCGCGCCGGCGAGGAGGGCGACGAACTGAACTACGCCCTGGCCGCCACCATCAACGGCATCTCCGCCGGCCTGCGCAACACGGGCTGA
- a CDS encoding Cof-type HAD-IIB family hydrolase codes for MIELICVDVDGTLVGSSGDVASEVWPAVERAREAGARLVICSGRPAFGLTRDLAERLDPQGWHVFQNGASIVHLPTGRSRSGHIPDDTVRMLVARARETGRILELYTDTQYAVDSTDDRARRHAGLLGVPFTPRPFGELRGAIVRAQWVVPLAEEAAVLVEPHDGLVLTPSTSPVMPDTAFISLTAPGLDKAGAVRVVADEYGIPLERVMMVGDGTNDLEAMRVVGFPVAMGNAAAEVRAAARHHVGHVDRGGLVEALQYAATL; via the coding sequence ATGATCGAGCTGATTTGCGTGGACGTGGATGGAACGCTGGTGGGAAGCTCCGGCGACGTGGCGTCGGAGGTGTGGCCCGCGGTGGAACGCGCGCGGGAGGCCGGCGCGCGGCTGGTGATCTGCTCCGGGCGCCCCGCATTCGGGCTGACGCGCGACTTGGCGGAGCGGCTGGACCCGCAGGGATGGCACGTCTTTCAGAACGGCGCCAGCATCGTGCACCTGCCGACGGGCCGCTCGCGCTCCGGCCACATCCCCGATGACACCGTTCGAATGCTCGTCGCCCGGGCGCGGGAGACCGGGCGCATCCTGGAGCTGTACACCGACACCCAATACGCCGTCGATAGCACCGACGACCGCGCCCGGCGCCACGCCGGGCTGCTCGGCGTCCCCTTCACCCCGCGCCCGTTCGGCGAGCTGCGGGGCGCCATCGTTCGCGCGCAGTGGGTGGTGCCGCTGGCGGAGGAAGCCGCCGTTCTCGTGGAACCGCACGACGGGCTGGTGCTTACGCCCTCCACGTCGCCCGTGATGCCCGACACGGCGTTCATCAGCCTGACCGCGCCGGGGCTCGACAAGGCCGGCGCGGTGCGCGTGGTGGCGGACGAGTACGGGATTCCGCTGGAGCGCGTGATGATGGTGGGTGATGGCACCAACGACCTGGAAGCCATGCGCGTGGTCGGCTTTCCCGTCGCCATGGGCAACGCCGCGGCCGAGGTGCGCGCGGCGGCCCGCCACCACGTGGGCCACGTGGACCGGGGCGGCCTGGTGGAAGCGCTGCAGTACGCAGCCACGCTGTAG
- a CDS encoding PAS domain-containing sensor histidine kinase, translated as MTTVGVTQTTLDELLDQAPCGYASFADDGTITAANATLAAMLGYGRGELQGRRIESLMGVGTRVFYQTHFFPLVRLHGHAEEIFLLLRARDGQDVGVLANAARRERGGAWANDCVFMQVNERRKFEDELLRARREAEQARAVAEAHATQLAEANDMLEQQGMELELQHTQLQEQAAELEAQAEEMAAINNELIERSEELERQRTAAEEANRAKSSFLAVMSHELRTPLNAIAGYVQLLEMGIHGPVTEAQLGALDRIARGQQHLLRLINDVLNLARIESGRVEYVVEDVDVPELMAAVTPMVEPQMAAKELAFDVDVHAPPVRADREKVQQVVINLLSNALKFTPAGGRIAVEAGVAPGQPSVVFLSVSDTGVGIPPEKQASVFEPFVQVDMSRTRRSEGTGLGLAISRDLARGMGGDLGVRSRDGGGSVFTLTLPAADSPSIA; from the coding sequence GTGACCACCGTGGGGGTCACGCAGACCACACTCGACGAGCTGCTGGACCAGGCGCCGTGCGGCTATGCGTCGTTCGCCGACGACGGCACCATCACGGCCGCCAACGCCACGCTGGCGGCCATGCTGGGCTACGGGCGCGGCGAGCTGCAGGGGCGCCGCATCGAGAGCCTGATGGGGGTGGGAACGCGCGTCTTCTACCAGACGCACTTCTTTCCCCTCGTTCGCCTGCACGGCCACGCCGAAGAGATCTTTCTGCTCCTTCGCGCCAGGGACGGGCAGGACGTGGGCGTTCTGGCCAACGCCGCCCGGCGCGAGCGCGGCGGGGCGTGGGCCAACGACTGCGTGTTCATGCAGGTGAACGAGCGGCGCAAGTTCGAGGACGAGCTGCTGCGTGCCCGCCGTGAAGCCGAGCAGGCCCGCGCCGTGGCCGAGGCGCACGCCACGCAGCTGGCCGAGGCCAACGACATGCTGGAGCAGCAGGGGATGGAACTGGAGCTCCAGCACACCCAGCTGCAGGAGCAGGCCGCCGAGCTCGAAGCGCAGGCCGAGGAGATGGCGGCCATCAACAACGAGCTCATCGAACGGTCCGAAGAGCTCGAGCGGCAGCGCACGGCGGCCGAAGAGGCCAACCGCGCCAAGAGCAGCTTCCTGGCGGTGATGAGCCATGAGCTGCGGACGCCGCTGAACGCCATCGCGGGCTACGTGCAGCTGCTGGAGATGGGCATCCACGGCCCGGTGACCGAGGCGCAGCTGGGCGCGCTCGACCGCATCGCGCGCGGGCAGCAGCACCTGCTGCGGCTGATCAACGACGTGCTGAACCTGGCGCGCATCGAGTCTGGCCGGGTGGAGTACGTGGTGGAGGACGTGGACGTCCCCGAGCTGATGGCCGCCGTCACGCCGATGGTGGAGCCGCAGATGGCGGCCAAGGAGCTGGCGTTCGACGTGGACGTGCACGCCCCGCCCGTGCGGGCCGACCGCGAAAAGGTGCAGCAGGTGGTGATCAACCTGCTGAGCAACGCGCTGAAGTTCACCCCGGCAGGCGGCCGCATCGCGGTCGAGGCGGGCGTGGCCCCCGGGCAGCCGTCCGTCGTGTTCCTGTCCGTCAGCGACACGGGAGTCGGCATTCCGCCGGAAAAGCAGGCGTCGGTGTTCGAGCCGTTCGTGCAGGTAGACATGAGCCGCACCCGCCGCTCCGAGGGCACGGGGCTGGGGCTGGCCATCAGCCGCGACCTGGCCCGCGGCATGGGCGGCGACCTGGGCGTCCGCAGCCGCGACGGTGGCGGATCCGTATTCACCCTCACCCTTCCCGCCGCCGACAGCCCATCGATCGCCTGA